The Panthera leo isolate Ple1 chromosome D1, P.leo_Ple1_pat1.1, whole genome shotgun sequence region GCCCCTCACTTtctcccaggctcccagccctgtcttctgccttcctgcccctcagcttccacccctcctgcctctgcaccCCTAGATCTGATTTCCccttctccacctctctccccGTGCCTCtcatctccccttcctctccgGCCATGTCCCCTTCTTCAGACAGACAAGTGCCTCCATGTAGTGACAGAGGCAGTGACCCCACTGGGAATATACCTCAAGGAGCGAGCGGAGGCCGGTGGCCTGAAGGATCTGGAGCTCTCCTGGGGGCTACACCAGATTGTGGTGAGGTGGGGGCAGTGGTgatgagggcagggtgggggactCCAGTTGCTGGAGTGCGATGGCTCCTTCTGCCCCCAGAAAGCCCTCAGCTTCCTGGTCAATGACTGCAGCCTCATTCACAACAACGTCTGCATGGCCGCTGTGTTCGTGGACCGGGCCGGCGAGTGGAAGCTGGGGGGCCTGGACTACATGTACTCTGCCCAGGGCAATGGCGGGGACCCCCCCCGGAAGGGGGTCCCTGAACTTGAGCAGTATGACCCCCCGGAGCTGGCTGATGGCAGTGGCAGAGCAGTCAGAGAGAAATGGTGGGTGACTGGGGGCGGCATGCCCCAACCTGCCCTATTCTGGAAGCTCCAGCAGCCTCGGGACCCCTCAACCAGCTGGCGcttccctgtcccctgccccccagctggGGAGGGACCTAGGGTCCTCAGGGAGGTAGGGCAGGAGAAACAAAGACGTATGAGCTGGGGTGGATGTCCttgcttttctgagcctcagtctctttatctgtcaaatgggactAATGAGCCCTGCTTCTCAGGGCTGATGGGATGATCAGCTTAGCGTCTGGTGCCCAAGGCGGGTTGGAGGTCTGTgctggcaggtggcagggccTTGAGCGGCTCTGGTCACACTGCCTCAGGTCAGCCGACATGTGGCGCTTGGGCTGCCTCATCTGGGAAGTCTTCAACGGGCCCCTACCTCGGGCGGCCGCCCTGCGCAACCCTGGAAAGGTGAGTGTCCGACCCAATCCCAGCCCCTGtctgccagccagccagccctgccctgaCACTGACCCTTCTCCTGCAGATCCCCAAATCGCTGGTGCCCCATTACTGCGAGCTAGTTGGAGCCAACCCCAAAGTGCGTCCCAACCCAGCCCGCTTCCTGCAGAACTGCCGGGCGCCCGGTGGCTTCATGAACAACCGCTTTGTGGAGACCAACCTCTTCTTGGAGGAGATTCAggtgagccccccaccccgccctgggCTTTGGTCCTGTGTCCTTCATCCcagtcctccctccccactttgTGGGCTCCCTTGGAATTAGGCCCTGGGGGACAAGCATGGACTAGGGAGCCAGGCTCTCTGGGTCTGAACCCTGGCTCCAGCTCTCATTTACTGTGACTTGTCAGACGCTCTTTCTACACTAGTACCTGCTTCAGAGGAACTCGGTGAGGATTCAGTGAGTGGGAAGCGCATCATATAATGTCTgccacatagtaggcacttagcGACTGCCCCTGGCGCTCCAGTAACTCCCCCTGTACATACTGGCCTTGGCCCTGATGGGTGCCATGCCTGGTGCTGCGCTGTGCTATGGGCAGCGGGGCCAGGAGGAAGAGTCAGACccagatccctgccctcaaggacctAGCAGGGAGTAAATGGACCAGGTCCCAACCCTTAGGGACTCTCactgggagagagggacagaaaatcaTAAACGAGGAAATGTGTGCTCCCAGGATAGGGACAAGTACCAGGAAGGAAAATAGTGGGTCAGGGTGCTCAGGGAGAGGTTCTCTCAGgggtgacatttgaactgagacCTGACGAGTGGGAAGGTGGGAGCCATGGCGATGGGAATtggggaagagtgttccaggcagagggaacagcgaATGGAAAGATGTGAGGGAGGACTCCTTGGCTTAATCTCCTTGAACTTGAGTTTCCATATCTGTgtaatggggataatgatagttTCTGCTGGCCTGTAGGTTGTTGTAGGGAATGCGGGGGGGGGAGGCTCAGCCCTGGATACCTGCTCTGACCCAGCTGAGTGTGGGGCACACGGAAAGGTGACTGAGAATCTGGAGGGGGAGAGGAGTGAGACACTTACCTGACCTTGATGGAGCTGGTCGGGCAGGGAGGGCCTTCAGAGCAGGAGAACCTGAGCTTCATCCTGAGGGAAAAGCGCCGGAGGTGCTGGGCCCTGTGCCTcctgggcaggtgggggcagcAGGGACTTTGTCACCTGGAGTCCTCACGTCTCTGACTCTGCTAGGCCACCCTTCTTATAATGTGCTCCATAGGAAATGGGCTGTTTCTGGCCAAGCCCAAGGAGAAtgtgggagggcagggcctcGGGGCCCCTCTTCCTGTCATTGGGCTGGCCAGTGGAGAGCGCCCAGCTATGCGACCTTGAATGCGGTTCGGTCTTCTCTGGGCGTTGGCGCCCCATGAACCTGACTGTCAGAGCACCAGGTCTGCCTCCCACGCTCGACTGAGGTACTCAAGTGCTAACCAGGTCCTCCTCATTCCCAGCCAGAGGTCAGCTCTTCTGGGCCAGGCATCTGCTTGGGGAATGAGGGCACAGCAGAAAACACAGGAACTTTGGAAGCATATAGAACTAGGGTATAATCCCTAGCCAGTCACTCTCGGCTGGTGACCTCGAGCCTCAACCTCCTTGCATATACATGAGGGAATGACAGCATCTCTTCACAGGGTGCAGCACAGGGTAGGTGACAGCCCACGGAGTCAAACTCTTCCCTGTCTGCTgcttagctgtgtgacttttgacAGAttccttgacctctctgtgccttagctTCCTTGTTGGATTAAATGTGGATTATGTTGGCACCTATCCGATAAAGATGTGGGGGGATCATTTAACCTGTGTAAAGGTTTTAGCGTGTAACTCTGCCTGGCGTAGTCTGTCCTCAGGAGACGTGAGTTACGGGGATTGTGGCCTCAGAGGCAGATTAGGGGGACCATTGAGCTGACGGCCtggcctgcctggctcagtgggAGGACCAGGTCTCGGGGTTAACTATACCTGATCCCTGCCTTCCGCACAGCTTGCCACGAATACCGCCCTGGCCAGGGTCATGTGGATGGACtaagccccctcccctctctgagccttagttttctcattggtGTGCTGGGGTTAATGGTACTCACACCTTGGGTTGTTGTTTGTGAGGAGTAGAGGTGATGCTGACAAAGGTCTGATGGCCCAAGTGGCTGCTTTCCCAGCAACGGGTCAGGGGTAGTGACGAGAATGACAGTCACTGACTAACTAGGCGCCCACGGtgcgccaggcactgtgctggcagcttTCACGTGCATTTTCCGGTTGAGTCTGCAGAACAACTCAGTATAGTTATTATCCCGCTTCACAGCTGGAggaactggcccaaggtcacgtgGTTGCTAAATGagggagttgggatttgaacccaggcagtgggGCTCCAGAGCCCATATAGTTCAATTCTCTTTCAGGCTGGGGGCGACCCTCTGTCCCGGCCCATAGCTGAGGCTGATCTAGGCTGATCTCCTCCCCGTATCCTGTCCTTGATCCCCCAGATCAAAGAGCCGGCTGAGAAGCAAAAGTTCTTCCAAGAGCTGAGCAAGAGCCTGGACTCTTTCCCCGAGGATTTCTGCCGGCACAAGGTGCTGCCCCAGCTGCTGACCGCCTTCGAGTTTGGCAATGCAGGAGCCGTTGTCCTCACACCCCTGTTCAAGGTGAGCAAGGCCCGTGGGGCCCAGGGACTGGCCGGGTGGGTCTGAATGGCAAAGGAgaaggctctgggggaggggcggtcTGGTCAGGGCAGATCCACACACATGACAGGACCACTTGATCAGCTGTCAGGGAGGCTGGGTGGACTCCTTGTCCTCGAGGAGGCGAAACCCTGGGcctctaaaattctttttccaaAGACCCTTTGCTTGAGAGCCCACAGACCTTCTTCCATTTCCCCAACACAGTGCCCTTGGTCTGACACGTGCACCGTGTTTCCAAGGCCCGGGAGATCACCTGCTCAACACCccactttccctcttccctcctgacCACTTGGCACTCAGTTCTCTTGACTTCTAGGGGCTGGatcctccccccacttccttaGACCCCAGCCCACCCTTGCCTGGGCACCTGCTCTTCCCCACTCTGCCCACCCTGGGAGAACACTTTCTCCTGAAGGGGCTTGGCATGGGGCAAGAGGGAAGACAGCAAGCAAATCCTTATGGCTGGGAGCCTCCAGAAATCATAGGCAGAATtctgtgtgcatgagtgtgcatgtgGTACATTGGTGCCTGATTatagggaggggcacagagcttTCATTAGTCTCCCAAGAGGGGCCTGGACTCGAAAAGTTAAGGGCAGGGCTGCCTGAGATGGAGTATGGGCAGAGGGGCTGCTGAAGAAGTGCCTGACGCCCTCCACCATCACCCCATTCCCACCCTGGGAGATCAGCAGGGAGTCCAAGGAAGGTAAATGAGCCCAGTAAAGTCACCCTGCTTCTGTGCATGTAGCCAAGCcccctcttcctgctctttcccAAAGGTGGGCAAGTTCCTCAACGCTGAGGAGTATCAGCAGAAGATCATCCCTGTTGTGGTCAAGATGTTCTCATCCACTGACCGGGCCATGCGTATCCGCCTCCTACAGCAGGTAAGGGCTGTGGTCAGACCCTATACCCCTCCACCTCACCCAGACCCCACTTTGGCTGCTGGGGAGACCTTTGTCTCACTTCCAGCCCCAGGCTGGTGACCCGAGCCCCTGCCCTGGCACCCCAGAAAcctttccccaaacacacacagatgAGGGACTGGTAAGGCTAGGCTCTCAGGAAGTTGAGACCATCACAAGGTTCACTGGCACCTTTGGGAAGGCACAGCCTGCCCAGACTGCAGGGCCCCAACTGTCTGCCTCCCCCAGTCTCTTGACTTGATCACTTTAGCTGTTCATAGAGTGGGGATAGTGTCTCTCCTGCCAATCCCTGGGCAGCTGGGAGCATCAGACAGGATCCGTGGGGTCAAGGGTGGGGGCCTCTTATGAGCCAGCAAGTACCTAGAGGCTCCCAGGTATCATTCCCGCCCCAGCTGCCAAACACGTGAGCCTACCTCACGCCACTTTCTGGCTGGGGTTTATAGCCCCTTTTATAGAAGAGACAGTAGAGGCTCTGAGAAGGGATGTGATGCAGGACCGGAGGCCAGGCCCTCCAGCTGCCAGTCCTTGGTTCTTCCCAGCACCCTCCTGGCCTCTCTTCATCACTCTGCGTGGTCCGAAGGCCAGAGATAGGCCAGATGCGAGGTAGGGGGCTCAGGAGATGCACCTGGCTAGCCGGTGCCTGCCAGGTGGAAAAACAAAGCCACGAGATGAGCTGGTGGCTGTGATCAGGGTTGGAGGTGCTGACTGTGTTCTCCCCCTCACTGGGCCACAGATGGAACAGTTTATCCAATACCTCGATGAGCCAACAGTCAACACCCAGATCTTTCCCCACGTTGTGCACGGTTTCCTGGACACCAACCCTGCCATCCGGGAGCAGACAGTCAAGGTGGGCGTGCCCTGGTTtttgaaggctcagagagggctcACTTGAGAGCACAGCGGCCTTGGTTTTGGCCTATGGGTCTGAGCAGGTTAAGGGAGGAGCAGGCACGACCCTGCATGTAGGGCCGGGCTCTGAGAGCGGCTCAGCAGCTGGTGAGGGAAGCAGGTTGGGATCGGCTTATAGTCCTCCGTTCAGCAGACACTGGCTGAGCACCTCTCGTGCCTGGCCCTGTGCCCCATGCTGGGATGCACTGTGCCTCATGGAGCATCTTTTTGAGATGACAGGGAGTGGGTTTGGCAGACAGTACACAGAATTAGGAAAGGTACATTATGTTAGAAAGTGACAGTGTGAAGAGAAGGgtttgcagttttaaaaacagcaatcAGGGAAGAATTGCTAAGGAGGTATCGTTTAGGGAAAGGAGGCTTGGGATCAAGGTAGGTGGAGATCTGGAGGAAACGGGTTCCCTGCAGTAGGAACATGTGCAGAGGTCCTGAGGCCAGTGTAGAAGTAGCAGTAAGAGGTTTAGCATGGCTGAAGGGGCGTGGTTGTGAGAGGTGGAGTCTGAGAGGTAATGGTGGCTCAGACCTGAGAGGTGGCAGTGGGGGGACAGAAGGGGCCACATTCCGAAGGTGGGGCCGACAGTATGTGCTGATGGGTGGATGCGGAGCCAAGTGTGGCTCCGAGGTTTCTGGCCCGGGCACCTGGAAGGTTaagttgccatttactgagaaaCTGGGAGCCTCAGGTTTGCGGGAGGAGGTTGGTCTAGTTAGGCAGGTACAGATGTCTGTTCGGCCGCTGGTTATTTATGTGTGAAGTTCAGGGAAGAAGTCTGGGCCGGAGCTGCTCCTCTGGGCTTTGTCAGCTAACAAGGGCATTCAGAGCCACGAAAGGGGTAAGGTCACCTAGGGTGAGGTGAAAAGAGAAGAGGCCTGGTGAGCACCTGTGGGGGTCTGAACCGTAAGATCTCGGCCACAGGAGACCGAGAAGGAGCAGCTGATGAGGTCAGAGGAGAGTGAGGAGAGGGCGGGGTCCTGGAGGACCAGAGATGGCAGTTTCAAGGAGCAAGGAGAACTCAGGAGTGTCAGAGCTACTGAGGGGTCACAGCTGGTTTGGACGGAGAATCGGCCGCTGGATTTAGCAACACAAAGGTCCCCGGTCACCTCCTGGAGCCAGTTGGTAGAGAGTGGGTGGGGGGCGGTGTTTCTGTAGAAGCGTGAGTAGAGTGCGTGCAAGAGAGGACGGAGGGAGAAGGACGGGAGACGGGGGTGTGCACCAACTTCGGAGGTTTTGCCGTAAAGGGGACAGAGAAGCGTCCCCTTCCGCGGCATTCTGGGTAGGGGCCAGGACCAGGTTGGGGGGTAGGTTGGGGAGGTTCCCTCAGCACCCAGTGCCACTACTGGCCCACACACCCTCCCCGGAAGCCACTTCTGCATGTGGTCTTTTGGCCGGCCGTGGCCCACGGTTTGCACACTCCTGCACCCACAGTCCATGCTGCTCCTGGCCCCAAAGCTGAACGAGGCCAACCTGAACGTGGAGTTGATGAAGCACTTCGCGCGGCTGCAGGCCAAGGATGAGCAGGGCCCCATCCGCTGCAATACCACCGTCTGCCTGGGCAAAATCGGCTCCTACCTCAGTGCCAGTGTGAGTGCCCTACGTGGATCCTGGGGGTTCTCTCGCTGTCCCCGGGGCCACGGTGTCCTCCAGGGCCAGGCCTCCTTGTGCAGGGGCCGCCATCCTCCCAGAGGCCTAGGCCCTGGGTGCTCCCAGCCCAGAGGTGTGAGGGTAGATTGAGGCATGTATCAGGTCGCCCAGCCAGTAGGTGGTGGATCTGGGAACTGAACGCGGGCTTGCTTGGCCCCCTTGGCCTGTGTGCACTCCCTCAGCCAGGGTCTGTAAACGCAGATGTCTGCAGCGCCCAGACAGTtaacaggaatgaatgaatggtgacgGCGGCCCAGGCCTCGGCCCCAGGGCAGCGGCTCCAGCCCCTGTCGTCCTGAGGCAGCGTGAACAGGGTGATCTGGGAGGAGAAGCCCAGATCGAGTTTTCAGGAAAAATTCGCCTCGTTTGTTAGTGATTAGCTCACACTTTTCAGATTCTGGGGGAGCCCGTGGATGGCCTCTGCTCCGGGAAGTAGATCTGGGAGTTCTGGGTCCCAGTACTGATCCTGAACTCAGGagccctctctcctgccccaccccagacccgACACAGGGTCCTCACCTCTGCCTTCAGCCGGGCCACCAAAGACCCATTTGCACCTTCGCGGGTGGCAGGTGTCCTGGGCTTTGCTGCCACCCACAACCTCTACTCCATGAATGACTGTGCCCACAAgatcctgcctgtgctctgtggcCTCaccgtggatcctgagaaatccGTGAGAGACCAGGTGAGGCACAGCTGGGCCCGGGCCCTGGAGCGGAGGCTCCAGGGGGGCATTTGGGCCCTAGCTGGCCCCGCGGACTCATGGGAACCCAGGAGTCCCCAGCTTTGCCCCTTCCTACCCCATAGGCCTTCAAGGCCATTCGAAGCTTCCTGTCCAAACTGGAGTCTGTGTCAGAGGACCCAACCCAGCTAGCGGAAGTGGGTGAGTGGCCCCCAGTCGTGTGCCCTCTTCTTCCATCACATCCTTGACTGTTACCTGTCAGAGCCCCCTTCCATGTCACTGGAGTCTCTGAAAGCTAGAACGACCTCGGAGAGCAGACCCGACaccactgctccccacccctcccatcttAGAGATGGGGGAGCACAGGCCTGGAGAAGGGGGGCCGCTACAGGTTGCTCTGTGTCCGTTACTGCGCTCCTGTCACCTTCCCCATGAGAGCCTGAGGTGACTATACTTGTCTCTTTTGACACTGCCCAGAGAAGGATGTCCATGCCGCCTCCAGCCCTGGAATGGGAGGAGCGGCAGCCAGCTGGGCAGGCTGGGCTGTCACAGGGGTCTCCTCGCTCACGTCCAAGCTGATCCGTGCACACCCAGCAGCTGCCCCGGCTGAGACCAACGTCCCCCAGAGACCCACGCCCGAGGGTGAGTGTGCCCCAGAGTGGCCGCATCAGTGACTGAGAGGGCTTGGGGGTGCTGGCACCTAGGAGCTATTACTGTCTGGCTTCTCCGGGGGTGGCAGTGGGGACGTAGGGGACAGGCGGGGTCTAGTCCCTTCACGAGCtgctctctgcaccttccccctGACCCCAGAAACCTCTGCCCTGTTTTGAGACCTTCCCGGGGCCCGGTATCTGGGACCTCAGTGAGCCTCTGCTCCTCAGGACTTCCTGCCCCGGCCCCCGCCGTCGTCCCTGCCACATCCACAACCTCAGGCCACTGGGAGACGCAAGAGGAGGGCACGGACACAGCGGAGGACAGCAGTGTTGCCGACAGATGGGATGATGAAGACTGGGGCAGCCTGGAGGTGAGTGGGGCCGAGGGGGCCTCCCCAGGCGACTCCCAGGTAACTTCAGGTCAAAGGTTAAggctgccttcaaggagctcaggTGGGCTTGGCTGGTCACGCCTGTCCTCATCTGCACAGCATCCCTGCTGAGTAGGTGTCACGGGTGGCCCTTGTGGGTAAGAGTTGGCAGCTGTCCCCCACTAagccccaggggcccctgggagcAGGGATGGAAGTGGTGGCGGTGGGCCACCCAAATGGGGTGGGCAGCCCAtttgtcttcctcactctcttctcCCTGTCCTCCAGTAGCTCCAGGGGTCAGTAAGGAGAGGCCACCCCCAGGCCTGTGGGGGATGGGCTGAGGATGGAGTGGGGCTACCCTGATGGGAATGGGGGCAGACCTCGGGGCCCGATTTCCCCATCTGCTGACAACAGTCTCGGGTCTGAGGCTGTGGGGAACGGTGTGGAACATCTAGATCTCATTCCCCGGCCTCAGAGGAGTGATGGCATGTCCACTCTATAGATGGGAAGCACGGCTTGAGGAGCAAGTGAGGTGGAATGCCAAAGAAGAAAGGGTGGAGCCCGcggctgggaaggggcaggcaggCTTCCTTGCCCTTTGGGTGGGGGCTGGAGCGCCTATGGTCGCGCTCTCCTTCCCACACTGCAGCAGGAGGCCGAATTGGTGTTGGCCCAGCAGGAGGACTGGAGTACTGGGGGCCGAGCTAGCCGTGCCGGGCAGGTAAGCAGGGTGGGACAGTGGTGttcctgtgggggagggggaggccagcCATCGGGCACCCCCCCCCATTGGGCACTACCTCCCCATCTTCTGCAGACCAGCAACCTGGACCCAAAATCCGAGTCAGACTGGAGCAGCTGGGAAGCCGAGGGCTCGTGGGAGCAGGGCTGGCAGGAGCCAAGTCCCCCGGAGCCACCGCCTGAGGGCACACGGCTGGCCAGCGAGTATAACTGGGGTGGCTCGGAGCCCAGTGACAAAGGTGATCCCTTTGCTGCTGTGTCGTCACGCCGGGAGACCAGCGCTCAGGTACTTGGCACCTTTTCCCATGAGGGTTCCAGACCCGGGTGGACCTCAGCCGGGAGTCCACCTCCACTCCAACCACACTTCCCTTTCAGCCGAGACCCGATTCATGGGGCGATGACAACTGGGAGGGTCTGGAGACCGAGAGCCGTGAGTGCTTCCCCTTCTGTTCCGGGCAGACagactgggggcaggggcaggctggGAAGCTGAGGCCCCAGTGGGCCTGAAGCCCTCcgcccacctcctcctcctcctcctcctcctcctcctgctcccaggGCAAGGGAAGGCCGAGCTGGCCCGGAAGAAGCGCGAGGAGCGTCGGCGGGAGATGGAAGCCAAACGCGCTGAAAAGAAGGCAGCCAAGGGCCCCATGAAGCTGGGAACTCGGAAGCTGGACTGAACTTGCCATATGGGCGCTCGCAGCCGCGGAGAGCAGGCCCCGCGGATGTATTTATTGTACAAACCATGCCAGCCCGGCCAGCCCGGCCAGGCACATCTCACGTGTACATAATCAGAGccacaataaattctatttcacACCCCTGTGCTGGGCTCAGTGTAGCCCCTCCCAGGAGGCTTGGGTATGGCGCTGCCCTGCGAAGTCCACGCCCACCACAGACGGGAACATCAATTCGCTTGGACAAGCCGAGAGTGCAGAGGCATGATTTGATTTATCAGTTTCCAGGAAACGCCCTCTGGGAGGAAGGACCTCAGTGCCTGAGAGTCCCACACTCCGCCTGCGAACTGGGCGGCGCCTGTAAGGGCGCCCTCAGAACTCGGGGCGCAGGAAGGGGTCTAAGACCCCCGGAGAGTTCCTGGGTCCGAGCCCCGAGTTGGAACACAGGTGAGAGACTGAGTTCACCCCGAGGGTCAGGCGGGAACCCCTCGCTGATGGCTGAGGGCCTCGTTAGCGGCGGCGCTGGGGCACACAGGCCCCGTGTGGGCGGCTGCGTGCGAAGCCAGCTTTGCAGACGCAGCGGAAGGAGCCGCTTGTGTTCACGCAGCGCTCACTCTTGCACAGCAGCCCACGCTGGTTCAGTTCTCGGCACTCATCGATGTCTGCAGGTGGGGGCGACAGGTGCGAGCTTCGCCAGGGCGCCAGAGCAGCAGCCCCCTTAGCGTGTGGCCCCGTGCCTCCCCCGGGCTGCCAGCCTTGGCCCCGGCCCCTCCACCAACTTCTGGTCTTGGGCTGGGGGCCGGTCCCACCCCCGCGGCCCCGCTCACCGACACAACGCGCACGAGAGGCGTCGAGCTGGAAGCCGCCCGGACACTCGCACACGGCGCCTCCGGGCCTCGGCACGCAGCGGCCACTCACGCAGCGGCACTCGTCCGAGTCCTCCTCCGAGCTGTCCTCTTCTGTGCCGGTGGGGAAAATGCAGACATCAACCTTCACCTCTGCCAGCAGATGGTTGgggaccccccgcccccgcaccctctctgtgccctcccgtTATACTCACCTCGAGGGGGCTTTCCTAGCAGCAGGGGGCTCGCGTCCCAGAAGGAATTGCTCTCACTCTGTGACGTTGGGCACTGGGACCCTGGGAGGAGCGGGGGCGGTCAGCCACGCGAAAGCAGCACCCTGGCTCCTGCCCCAGCACTCCACAAACCCCTCTGGGGAGGCTCACCAGCGCTGCGTGGCGGGCAAGGGCGGCACTGGGCTCCCCAACCGCGGCCCTGACGACAGCAGCAGTCGTCGAAGGTGAGGGCTGGCCCGGCCAGGGGTCCCGCGCACATGCCATCTTCTCCGCGCTGGGCCCAGCACACGTCCCGTCGCTCCGGGGCACGCTCTGCCAGGGGAGACCTGGCTTCAGCTGGGGGCCCGAAACGGGGACACTAGGTCCCCGCTCCAACCAAGCCTCGCGGGGAGCCGCGACCCCGGGGCTCCACCCGGCAGCCCAGGCCCTGGAATTGGCCCAAGACAACTCTTGCCCTCACCGGCTGGGCTCTCGGGGAGCTGGCAATCGCGGCCGGAGGGCCCGGGCACCCAGGGCGGGCGGCACTCGCAGCGGTAGGAGCCCGGCAGGTTGACGCAGCGGCCAGGGCGGCACGCTGCCGGGTCCTGACACTCGTCTACGTCTAGGGGGTAGCGAGGGCATGGATGGGAGTGGCGGTCACAGCTTGGCCCAGTCCCCGCTCCCCTCCTGTTTCCCCAGCCGGCAGGCCCGGGCCTCACCCATCTCCTCCGGGCTCAGACACTGACGCTGCGCCGGGCTGTACTCGGCGGGGGGCGTGCAGGCACAGCGGTAGCCGCCGCGCGTGTTCTCACACACTCCGTTCCGGCAGTTGGACTCGTCCAAGCACTCGTCCACGTCTGCGGGGAGGAAAAGCACGAGTGGAGGGAACCAGCCCGAAGTCGGGTGGTTGTGCGTGTCTCCCGGCTGCTGGCCCACGGCCAC contains the following coding sequences:
- the SCYL1 gene encoding N-terminal kinase-like protein isoform X1, with translation MWFFARDPVRDFPFELSPDPPEGGPPGPWVLHRGRKKATGSPVSIFVYDVKPGAEEQTQVAKAAFKRLKTLRHPNILAYIDGLETDKCLHVVTEAVTPLGIYLKERAEAGGLKDLELSWGLHQIVKALSFLVNDCSLIHNNVCMAAVFVDRAGEWKLGGLDYMYSAQGNGGDPPRKGVPELEQYDPPELADGSGRAVREKWSADMWRLGCLIWEVFNGPLPRAAALRNPGKIPKSLVPHYCELVGANPKVRPNPARFLQNCRAPGGFMNNRFVETNLFLEEIQIKEPAEKQKFFQELSKSLDSFPEDFCRHKVLPQLLTAFEFGNAGAVVLTPLFKVGKFLNAEEYQQKIIPVVVKMFSSTDRAMRIRLLQQMEQFIQYLDEPTVNTQIFPHVVHGFLDTNPAIREQTVKSMLLLAPKLNEANLNVELMKHFARLQAKDEQGPIRCNTTVCLGKIGSYLSASTRHRVLTSAFSRATKDPFAPSRVAGVLGFAATHNLYSMNDCAHKILPVLCGLTVDPEKSVRDQAFKAIRSFLSKLESVSEDPTQLAEVEKDVHAASSPGMGGAAASWAGWAVTGVSSLTSKLIRAHPAAAPAETNVPQRPTPEGLPAPAPAVVPATSTTSGHWETQEEGTDTAEDSSVADRWDDEDWGSLEQEAELVLAQQEDWSTGGRASRAGQTSNLDPKSESDWSSWEAEGSWEQGWQEPSPPEPPPEGTRLASEYNWGGSEPSDKGDPFAAVSSRRETSAQPRPDSWGDDNWEGLETESRQGKAELARKKREERRREMEAKRAEKKAAKGPMKLGTRKLD
- the SCYL1 gene encoding N-terminal kinase-like protein isoform X2, with amino-acid sequence MWFFARDPVRDFPFELSPDPPEGGPPGPWVLHRGRKKATGSPVSIFVYDVKPGAEEQTQVAKAAFKRLKTLRHPNILAYIDGLETDKCLHVVTEAVTPLGIYLKERAEAGGLKDLELSWGLHQIVKALSFLVNDCSLIHNNVCMAAVFVDRAGEWKLGGLDYMYSAQGNGGDPPRKGVPELEQYDPPELADGSGRAVREKWSADMWRLGCLIWEVFNGPLPRAAALRNPGKIPKSLVPHYCELVGANPKVRPNPARFLQNCRAPGGFMNNRFVETNLFLEEIQIKEPAEKQKFFQELSKSLDSFPEDFCRHKVLPQLLTAFEFGNAGAVVLTPLFKVGKFLNAEEYQQKIIPVVVKMFSSTDRAMRIRLLQQMEQFIQYLDEPTVNTQIFPHVVHGFLDTNPAIREQTVKSMLLLAPKLNEANLNVELMKHFARLQAKDEQGPIRCNTTVCLGKIGSYLSASTRHRVLTSAFSRATKDPFAPSRVAGVLGFAATHNLYSMNDCAHKILPVLCGLTVDPEKSVRDQAFKAIRSFLSKLESVSEDPTQLAEVEKDVHAASSPGMGGAAASWAGWAVTGVSSLTSKLIRAHPAAAPAETNVPQRPTPEGLPAPAPAVVPATSTTSGHWETQEEGTDTAEDSSVADRWDDEDWGSLEEAELVLAQQEDWSTGGRASRAGQTSNLDPKSESDWSSWEAEGSWEQGWQEPSPPEPPPEGTRLASEYNWGGSEPSDKGDPFAAVSSRRETSAQPRPDSWGDDNWEGLETESRQGKAELARKKREERRREMEAKRAEKKAAKGPMKLGTRKLD